The Budorcas taxicolor isolate Tak-1 chromosome 2, Takin1.1, whole genome shotgun sequence genome window below encodes:
- the FAM167B gene encoding protein FAM167B, whose amino-acid sequence MSLGPLRFQAVGEDEEDEEAESLDSVKALTAKLQLQTRRPSYLEWTARVQSQAWRRAQARPEPGGPGAICGFDSMDSALEWLRRELREMQAQDRQLAGQLLRLRAQLHRLKVDQVCHLHQELLNEAEMELELEPGAGLALAPPLRHLGLTRMNISARRFTLC is encoded by the exons ATGTCCCTGGGACCATTAAGATTCCAGGCAGTGGGTGAAGACGAGGAGGATGAGGAAGCAGAGAGCTTGGACTCTGTGAAGGCGCTGACGGCCAAGCTGCAGCTGCAGACACGGCGGCCCTCATACCTGGAGTGGACAGCCCGGGTCCAGAGCCAGGCCTGGCGCAGGGCCCAAGCCAGACCCGAGCCAGGGGGACCTGGGGCCATTTGCGGATTCGACTCAATGGACTCTGCCCTTGAGTGGCTCCGACGGGAGCTG CGGGAGATGCAGGCACAGGACCGGCAGCTGGCAGGGCAGCTGCTTAGGCTGCGGGCCCAGCTGCACCGGCTGAAGGTGGACCAAGTCTGTCACCTGCACCAAGAGCTGCTGAACGAGGCCGAgatggagctggagctggagcccGGGGCCGGCCTGGCCCTGGCCCCGCCACTGCGGCACCTGGGCCTCACCCGCATGAACATCAGTGCCCGGCGCTTCACCCTCTGCTAA
- the LCK gene encoding tyrosine-protein kinase Lck: MGCSCSSNPEDDWMENIDVCENCHYPIVPLDGKNTLPMRNGSEVRDPLVTYEGSNPPASPLQDNLVIALHSYEPSHDGDLGFEKDEQLRILEQNGEWWKAQSLTTGQEGFIPFNFVAKANSLEPEPWFFKTLSRKDAERQLLAPGNTHGSFLIRESESTAGSFSLSVRDFDQTQGEVVKHYKIRNLDKGGFYISPRVTFPGLHELVRHYMNTSDGLCTRLSRPCQTQKPQKPWWEDEWEVPRETLKLVERLGAGQFGEVWMGYYNGHTKVAVKSLKQGSMSPDAFLAEANLMKQLQHQRLVRLYAVVTQEPIYIITEYMENGSLVDFLKTSEGIKLTINKLLDMAAQIAEGMAFIEERNYIHRDLRAANILVSHSLSCKIADFGLARLIEDNEYTAREGAKFPIKWTAPEAINYGTFTIKSDVWSFGILLTEIVTHGRIPYPGMTNPEVIQNLERGYRMVRPDNCPEELYQLMMLCWKERPEDRPTFDYLRSVLEDFFTATEGQYQPQP, from the exons ATGGGCTGTAGCTGCAGCTCAAACCCAGAAGATGACTGGATGGAAAACATCGATGTTTGTGAAAACTGCCACTACCCCATAGTTCCACTGGATGGCAAGAACACG CTGCCCATGCGGAATGGCTCTGAAGTGCGTGATCCACTGGTCACCTACGAGGGATCCAACCCCCCAGCTTCTCCACTGCAAG ACAACCTGGTTATCGCCCTGCACAGCTATGAGCCTTCTCACGACGGAGACCTGGGCTTCGAGAAGGATGAACAGCTCCGTATCCTGGAGCA GAACGGCGAGTGGTGGAAGGCGCAGTCCCTGACCACCGGCCAGGAAGGTTTCATCCCCTTCAACTTTGTGGCCAAAGCGAACAGCCTGGAGCCCGAACC CTGGTTCTTCAAGACCCTGAGCCGCAAGGACGCGGAGAGGCAGCTCCTGGCGCCGGGGAACACGCACGGCTCCTTCCTGATCCGGGAGAGCGAGAGCACTGCGG GATCGTTTTCACTGTCGGTCCGGGACTTCGACCAGACCCAGGGAGAAGTGGTGAAACATTACAAGATCCGGAACCTGGACAAAGGCGGCTTCTACATCTCGCCCCGCGTCACTTTTCCCGGCTTGCACGAGCTGGTCCGCCATTACATGA ATACTTCGGACGGGCTGTGCACACGGTTGAGCCGCCCCTGCCAGACCCAGAAGCCCCAGAAGCCGTGGTGGGAGGATGAGTGGGAGGTTCCCAGGGAGACTCTGAAGCTGGTGGAGCGGCTGGGGGCTGGCCAGTTCGGAGAGGTGTGGATGG GGTACTACAACGGGCACACGAAGGTGGCAGTCAAGAGCCTGAAGCAGGGCAGCATGTCCCCCGATGCCTTCCTGGCCGAGGCCAACCTCATGAAGCAGCTGCAACACCAGCGGCTGGTCCGGCTCTACGCGGTGGTCACCCAGGAGCCGATCTACATCATCACGGAATATATGGAGAACG GAAGCCTGGTGGATTTTCTCAAGACTTCCGAAGGCATCAAGCTGACTATCAACAAACTCTTGGACATGGCAGCCCAA ATTGCAGAGGGTATGGCATTCATTGAAGAGCGGAATTATATCCACCGTGACTTGAGGGCTGCCAACATCCTGGTGTCCCATAGCCTGAGCTGCAAGATCGCAGACTTTGGTCTAGCACGCCTCATTGAGGACAACGAGTACACAGCCAGGGAGG GTGCCAAGTTTCCCATTAAGTGGACAGCACCAGAAGCCATTAACTATGGGACATTCACCATCAAGTCGGACGTGTGGTCTTTCGGGATCCTGCTGACGGAGATTGTCACTCATGGTCGCATCCCTTATCCAG GGATGACCAATCCTGAGGTGATTCAGAACCTGGAGCGAGGCTACCGCATGGTACGACCTGACAACTGCCCGGAGGAGTTGTACCAGCTTATGATGCTGTGCTGGAAGGAGCGCCCGGAGGACCGGCCCACCTTTGACTACCTGCGCAGCGTGTTGGAGGACTTCTTCACGGCCACGGAGGGCCAGTACCAACCCCAACCCTGA